The Lonchura striata isolate bLonStr1 chromosome 7, bLonStr1.mat, whole genome shotgun sequence genome window below encodes:
- the PDCD4 gene encoding programmed cell death protein 4: protein MEIEKEHIYITQTELENLNDAPFSGDEENGGSEERKTEINGNWIPATSITEAKINAKAKRRLRKNSSRDSGRGDSVSENGETLKIGVVPTSPKGKLLDRRSRSGKGRGLPKKGGAGGKGVWGTPGQVYDVEEVDIKDPNYDDDQENCVYETVVLPLDERAFEKTLTPIIQEYFEHGDTNEVSEMLKNLNLGEMKYSVPVLAVSLALEGKASHREMTSKLISDLCGTVVSKTDVEKSFDRLLKELPELVLDSPRAPQLVGQFIARAVGDGILSSTYIDGYKGTVDCVQARAALDRATVLLSMSKGGKRIDSVWGAGGGQQSVKHLVKEIDMLLKEYLLSGDVLEAERCLQELEVPHFHHELVYEAIVLVLESTGEKTFKMILDLLKTLWKSSVITVDQMKRGYERVYCEIPDINLDVPHSYSVLERFVEECFQAGIISKPLRDLCPSRGRKRFVSEGDGGRLKLESY from the exons ATGGAAATAGAAAAGGAACACATTTATATTACCCAAACAG AACTTGAGAATCTAAATGATGCTCCATTTTCTGGTGATGAAGAAAATGGTGGGTCTGAGGAACGAAAAACTGAAATCAATGGAAATTGGATTCCTGCAACTTCAATTACTGAAGCCAAAATAAATGCTAAAGCAAAGAGACGGTTGAGGAAAAACTCCTCTAGAGATTCTGGGAGAGGAGACTCTGTTAGTGAGAATGGAGAGACACTGAAGATTGGAGTTGTACCTACAAGTCCAAAGGGCAAACTTCTGGACAGGCGATCCCGGTCTGGAAAGGGAAGAGGTCTACCAAAGAAAG GTGGAGCAGGTGGTAAAGGAGTTTGGGGAACACCAGGTCAAGTGTATGATGTGGAAGAAGTAGATATTAAGGATCCTAATTATGACGATGACCAG GAGAACTGTGTCTATGAAACAGTAGTTTTACCTCTTGATGAAAGAGCATTTGAAAAAACTTTAACACCAATCATCCAGGAGTATTTTGAACATGGAGATACTAACGAAGTTTCG gagatgctgaagaATTTAAACCTTGGTGAAATGAAATACAGTGTGCCAGTGCTGGCTGTTTCCTTGGCATTAGAGGGGAAGGCTAGTCACAGGGAAATGACATCTAAGCTCATCTCCGACCTTTGTGGGACAGTAGTAAGCAAGACTGATGTGGAAAAATCCTTTGATAGACTGCTCAAAGAACTACCTGAATTGGTGTTGGATTCTCCCAGGGCACCACAG TTGGTGGGCCAGTTCATTGCTAGAGCTGTTGGAGATGGGATCCTAAGCAGTACCTACATAGATGGCTACAAAGGCACTGTGGATTGTGTCCAAGCTCG AGCGGCGCTGGACCGTGCGACGGTGCTGCTGAGCATGAGCAAGGGAGGCAAGCGCATCGACAGCGTCTGGGGGGCAGGAGGGGGCCAGCAGTCTGTGAAACACCTGGTCAAAGAG ATTGATATGTTGCTGAAAGAGTACTTGCTTTCTGGAGATGTATTGGAAGCAGAACGCTGCCTTCAGGAACTGGAAGTACCCCATTTTCACCATGAACTTGTATATGAA GCCATTGTACTAGTTCTGGAGTCAACTGgagaaaagacatttaaaatgaTACTGGATTTGCTGAAAACTCTGTGGAAGTCTTCTGTCATTACTGTGGATCAAATGAAAAGA GGCTATGAACGGGTTTACTGTGAAATCCCAGACATTAACCTGGATGTGCCACACTCCTATTCAGTGCTGGAGCGCTTTGTAGAGGAATGCTTTCAGGCTGGAATCATCTCCAAACCCCTGAGAGACCTCTGCCCTTCAAG GGGCAGGAAGCGTTTTGTGAGTGAAGGAGACGGAGGTCGTCTGAAGCTGGAAAGCTACTGA
- the BBIP1 gene encoding BBSome-interacting protein 1 — MPEGTGALREVLPKQGQLSVEDTAALVLCKPKILPLKSVSLEKLEKLQRAALEAAPPPEAAPPPPAGAAPARP, encoded by the exons ATGCCGGAGGGGACGGGAGCGCTCCGGGAGGTGCTGCCCAAGCAAG ggcagctgtCGGTGGAGGACACGGCAGCGCTGGTGCTGTGCAAGCCCAAGATCCTGCCCCTCAAGTCGGTGTCGCTGGAGAagctggagaagctgcagaGGGCGGCGCTGgaggcggccccgccgcccgaggcggccccgccgccgcccgcgggggCCGCGCCGGCCCGGCCGTAG